One stretch of Macadamia integrifolia cultivar HAES 741 unplaced genomic scaffold, SCU_Mint_v3 scaffold766, whole genome shotgun sequence DNA includes these proteins:
- the LOC122069921 gene encoding uncharacterized protein LOC122069921, protein MEASVGGRRRLTHQVSVVDTTNLRDLLRVKDDDESNRDSLTGLTLGAVLGCDVTRTVRVPPVSRTLLDIIRDEESGTKGLSGHNRRNWKSFRDRLRIRRASAAWTSSAADEDENDRCILQISDPISAPPHSGSTESAQPGNGPNSRRDGGDGGDRGDIVTEYDAVAAANRPVMMRLAAASATERELQRQREISMSVSMSMSNPAPVVEEVREEQPVVETEQSAVEEAEAPVRMSLMALLEETDRQSGILGSTLMGDMADEEEEEVYVDVDDEGRGGEYVCCVCMVRHKGSAFIPCGHTFCRLCSRELWVSRGNCPLCNGFILEILDIF, encoded by the coding sequence ATGGAAGCTAGTGTTGGTGGTCGACGAAGACTCACACATCAGGTCTCAGTCGTGGACACAACAAATCTCAGAGATCTTCTGAGAGTCAAAGATGACGACGAGAGCAACAGAGACTCCCTGACAGGGCTAACTCTCGGAGCAGTCCTCGGTTGCGATGTGACGAGAACAGTAAGGGTTCCACCAGTAAGCCGTACACTCCTCGACATCATCAGAGACGAAGAATCCGGCACCAAAGGCCTCTCTGGTCACAACCGCAGGAACTGGAAATCATTCCGAGACCGCCTCCGGATCCGCCGCGCCAGTGCCGCTTGGACCTCCTCCGCCGCCGACGAGGACGAAAATGACCGCTGCATTCTCCAGATTTCAGATCCAATCTCGGCCCCGCCGCATTCCGGCTCGACCGAATCGGCTCAACCAGGGAACGGACCGAACAGTAGACGAGACGGAGGAGACGGAGGAGACAGAGGAGACATCGTTACGGAGTACGACGCCGTCGCCGCTGCTAACAGACCTGTTATGATGCGACTCGCGGCAGCATCAGCGACGGAGAGAGAGTTGCAGCGGCAACGGGAGATATCGATGTCCGTGTCGATGTCGATGTCGAACCCGGCTCCTGTAGTAGAGGAAGTAAGAGAAGAGCAACCGGTGGTTGAGACAGAACAGTCGGCGGTGGAGGAGGCGGAGGCGCCGGTGAGGATGTCGTTGATGGCTTTACTGGAGGAAACGGACAGGCAATCGGGGATACTGGGGTCCACATTGATGGGTGACATGGcggatgaagaagaggaagaggtgtATGTGGATGTAGACGACgaagggagaggaggagagtACGTTTGCTGCGTTTGTATGGTGAGGCATAAAGGTTCGGCATTCATACCTTGTGGGCATACGTTTTGCAGGCTTTGTTCAAGAGAGCTTTGGGTTTCAAGGGGGAATTGCCCACTCTGCAATGGTTTCATCTTGGAGATTCTGGATATCTTCTAA